One Leptolyngbya subtilissima AS-A7 genomic window, CGCTACTGGCGACGCCATGCTCGGCAGCCCGTGCGGTTTGCCGATGCGATCGCCACCCTACACCAGGCGGGCTATACCCAGTTCTTAGAAGTTGGTCCCTATCCAGTGCTCAGCGCTATGGGAAAACGCTGTGTGGCCCACAGCCATCACACCTGGCTGCCCTCCCTGCGCCGGGGGCAGTCAGACTGGCGCACCTTGCTCACCACCTTGGGCCACCTCTACCAGATGGGCCTCGCCATCGACTGGGCTAATTTCGATCGCCCCTACCAGCGCCAGTGGCTGTCCTTGCCCACCTACCCCTTCCAGCGCCAGCGCTACTGGATTGATCTGGCATTGCCCGACCGTGCCGCTGCTGCAGCGGTGATCGACGGCGCTCCCGAGCCCGTTCCCAGTGCCGCCTATAGACTGACTTGGCAGCCCCAGACGATCGCCGCCGCCCCTCGTGCCGATGGAGACAATTGGCTGATCTGGGGAGCCAACGATGCCCTGTGGACCAACCTCAGCCAGGCCCTACAGAAACGAGGAGTTACGCCAATTCGGGTTTCGGCGGGCGATCGCTTTGTCACTCTTCAGCCGGACCACTACCAGGTCTTGCTGACCTCAGATCAACCCTTCCATCCCTTGCTGGAGGCGTTAAAACCCCAAGCTATTACCACCCTGCTGGTGCTGGCCCCGGAAGGTGATTTAGACCCTGAGGCCGTGACTGGGCCAATGCTGCACTGGGTAAAAGCACTCACTCACCAGTCTGGCCCCGCTCTGCCCAAGCTCTGGTTAGTGACCCAAGGAGCCCAGACGGTAGATACCACCGATGTCGTCACCTCCCCCCACCAAGCATTGCTGTGGGGTTTAGGGCGCAGTTTGCGCCTAGAGCATCCAGAGTTTTGGGGCGGTCTGGTGGATTTACCAGGTAAGGCAGACGAGTCAGAGCAGGATGTGGCCCCCTGGCTAGACAACTTGGTGGCCTATGTAACCAGCCCCCAGGGGGAAGATGAGGTGGCGCTCCGCCAACAGCAGAGCTGGGTGCTCCGGTTACAGACGATAGAGGTGGCCTCTGATGCGGGTCCAGAACCTGGGGCAACGTCCATCCAGGCAGAGGCAACCTATTTAATCACCGGCGGTACCGGTGCTCTGGGCCAACAACTGGCTGGATGGCTAGTGGAGCAGGGTGCTCGTCACTTGGTGCTCACAAGCCGCCGGGGCAGCAATCTAGACTTGGAGAAAACCTTGGCTCCTCTACGCCAAGCTGGAGCTACGGTGTGGGTGGAAGCGGTGGATGGGGGCGATCGCGCCGCCCTAAGCACCCTGCTCGATCGCATTCAGCAACAGTTGCCCCCGCTGCGAGGGGTGTTTCACGCGGCAGGGGTTTTAGCGGATGGCTTTATGGCCAACCAGTCCACCGAGCAGTTCCATCAGGTAATGCCCGGTAAACTCCAGGCAGCCTGGCATCTGCACCAGCTCACCCAAACCCTTCCATTGGACTGGTTTGTGCTGTTTTCTTCAATTACGTCGGTGTTGGGTTCCCCCGGCCAGGGCAACTACGGAGCTGCCAACGCTGGGCTAGATGCGCTAGCCCAGTACCGCCGCCAGCGCGGCCTCCCTGCCCTCAGCATTAACTGGGGACCGTGGCAGGGAGTAGGAATGGCCGCTCGCCAGAGTGCCACAGCCCTGGCTCAGCGGGGTATGCCCCCCCTGGCAGCGTCCGAGGGATTGCAGTGGCTAGGACGACTGTTGGCGGCCAAGACGCCTGCAACGGTGGCGATCGCCCACCTAGACTGGCCCCGCCTGCTCCGCTATCTGCCTATCGATCGCCCCCCGGCGATAGTCTCGGCCTTTGTGACAGAGGAACCGACAGCTCCAGCCGAGTCAGATGAGGCTGGCCTAGTTCCCAACGCTCAGAAGGCTTTGCCATCCCTGAAGCAGATTTTGGCCCTGCCCGAGGCCCAGCAGATTGCCACTGTGCAAACCTACTTGCAGGCCCAGGTGGCAACAGTGATGGGGCTATCCGAGCAAGTAGCGCTGGATGCACCCCTGATGGAGCTAGGCATCGACTCACTAATGACCATGGAACTGCTGGCCTTGTGCAAGCAAGACCTGGATTTGGTGCTGTACCCCCGGGAGGTGCTGGCCCATCCTACGGTAGCGGCGCTGTCGTCCTACATCGCTCGGGAACTGGTGCGGGTGCATCGTCCTGCTGCCAGCGTTGAGGCTAGCCCAAGTCTAGCGCCGGCAGAGTTCCCAGAAGAAACAGTCACGGAACTGCCTAAGAGCCCCTGGCAGTCGCCGGCCCCGCTAGAACCGCTGCCGACGCGCCGCAACCCGCCCATGGTCTTTTTGCTGTCGGCGCCCCGGTCAGGATCTACCCTGCTGCGGGTGATGCTAGCGGGCCATCCTGGGTTGTTTTGCCCCCCTGAGCTACACCTGCTGCCGTTTAACACCTTAGAGGCTCAGGGTGCGGCCTTGGGCTACAGCTATCTACAAGAGGGTCTGCAACGGGCTGTGATGGAGTTGTTACAGGTGAATGCTGAGCAGGCCGAAACCCTGCTGAGCGAATGGCGACAGCATTACACCACTGTGCCAGCGGTTTATGACAAGCTTCAGCAAATGGCCGAGGGGCGGCTGTTGGTCGATAAATCTCCCACCTATAGCCTCAGTCTAGAAACTCTGGAGCGGGCCGAGCAGATGTTTGAGGGGGCCAAATACATTCACCTGGTGCGTCATCCTTACTCGGTCATCAGTTCTTTTGTGCACAACCGCATGTACAAGATCTTCGATCTGGAGCCCGATGATCCCTATCGGCTAGCGGAGCAAGTGTGGCAGGCTTGTAACCAAAACATTCGCACCTTTGCCGGCTCTTTAGATCCGGAGCGGCACTACACCCTGCGATACGAAGACCTGGTCGTCGATCCAGAACCGGCGATGCGAGGACTGTGCACCTTTTTAAACTTGCCCTTTGACCCGGCGGTGCTTACTCCCTACGAGGGACGACGCATGACGGACGGAGTTACAGCCCAGTCCATGGCGGTGGATGACCCTAATTTCCGTCAGCGCAGCCGGATCGAGGCCCATTTGGCCAAGATTTGGCAAGGCATTCAACTGCCCCACCGACTGAGCACCACCAGCCAAACCCTGGCGGCGCAGTTTGACTATCCTCTGCCCCAGGAACAGGCGGTAGCTCCAGCCTCTGCTCCATCACCGACAGAGCCAGTTCCCTTGTCTAGCAGCTACGTGCCCTTGGGGGCAATGCGAGAGGAAGAGATTCTGCTCAGAGGTCGCCCGTGCTGCCTGTGCCACTGGGGGCCAGAGAATGGGCCTCAGGTGCTCTGCCTCCACGGTATTTTGGAGCACGGAGCGGCCTGGGATGGGGTAGCAACTACCTTAGCTGACCAGGGATATCATGTCATCGCTCCCGATCTGCGGGGCCACGGCCGTTCGGCCCATGCTGGCCCCGATGGCGGCTATCAACTGCTCGATTTTCTCAGTGATCTCGACAGTTTGACTGCAACGCTAGGTACCCAGCCTTTTGTGCTGGTAGGGCATTCTATGGGGGCAGTGCTGGGGGCTATTTTGACCAGTCTGCGGCCTGAACGGGTGCAGCGCCTAGTGTTGATCGAGCCAGTGGTGCCCGCCCCTGGCCCATCGCTCGAACCCGCCACCCAGCTGATGGCCCATCTCGATGCCCTAGCAAACTCTTCCCAACCCACCGTGATCACTTCAGTGGCTGCCGCCACCCAGCGGTTGCTGGCCCTAAAGCCTTATCTGTCGCAGCCTATGGCCGAGGCTATAGCTCAGCGTCTAACTCAGACGGTGGCAGGGGGGGTGATTTGGCGCAGCGATCCTCGACTGCAAACCCGCACGACCCTGAGTCTGAGCGGTGGTCTACTCGATCGCCAAGGCTATGGACAGATTTTGCGGGGAATTCAGCGGCCCACTACGGTAATATTTGGCCAGAGCAGCCAATTCAACCGCCCTGAAGATCTGGCGTTTCTGCAAGAAAATCTGCCCCAGGCCGATCAGGTCTCCCTGGCCGGGGGGCATGACCTGCCCCTAGAAACCCCTGGGGGGCTAGCCCGCATCATCCACGCCGCCCTTGCCTCTGAAGGCTCGGTGTCGGTCACCCTATCTGAGCCCTCTTCATGACCCTAATTCGCCAGATGGCTGCACTGTGGGAAATTCCTTTAGGGCTACTGTCCTATGGCTTTTCGCGAGTGGTAAAGGCGACCCTGACGTTGATCAGCCGCTACTACAATCCCACCGATACCAAGGTTGAGGCCGACTGGCAGGTGGTGTCGGCAGACTTTTTAAAGTCGCCCCTCAAGCTGCTGTGGACCATGAGCCGGGCCCGGTGGAATCTACACTCGCTGGTTGCGATCGCAGGGCCTTTTAACGTGCAGTCTGAGATCATGCTGGATGTGCGATCGCTCTGGCAGTCGGCCCCCACTTGGACGGCGGTGGTCTACACCCTCAAGGGCTACAAAACCCTGACCAGCATCAGCTCTCTCACGGTGCCCCCCGGCCAAGACACCGCCACCATTACCCTGCCCCCAGGGCGATATCTGGTGGGGCTGCGTCACTACGACTGGCGCAACCCGGTGCAGCTGCCCGCGATCGCCGTCGATGGCAACCCCGCCTTGGCATCAGAAACGCGATCGGCCCCGCCCGATTTCAACCAGTTCTATCGCGGGCTGGCCCCCCGTCGGGGCCTGTTGTTTAGCGCCCTAAACTTCTACGTCTACCCCCTGCTGCGCTGGATGCAGTGGTTGCCGCGATCGGTGGTCAAACCGATTTTTCTGCCCGTTCCTAACCCAGAAACCCACTTTTTCTACGGCGCACTGGATCGGGGGGAACAGCTCACCATCGACCTGCCCCCGACGCTGCGAGATACCCACAGCCTCTATTTCAGCCTCTACAGCCGCGACTGCTTCCCCATGGATTGGTACCCCCTTGTCACTGACAACCACACCACCAAGCCCCTGCCCGAACAGGGGGTCTACATCCTGCGGGTGCACCCAAAAACCCCAGCGGCCATGGCCATGTCCAAACCCGCCATTCAATTTTCAGTAACCTAGAATATGTTGGTGCCTGGCTAAGCGGCAGCGTTTAGGCAAACCAGTCTGCTCTACCAGAGCGGCAAACGCCAATTCTCTGCTCCAGTCTGAGCTAATCTGAGCCAGTCTGAGGTCGAGGGAAATCTCCCTTGGCTGCGCTCAGTACGAATCTGGCTTGAGTCTGACCCAGCCGCCGATGCCCAGCACAGACCTTTCAAACACCTGTTTTACCTAATAAACAACAGGACAATTACAGCCTGGATGCTCAGTATTTTCCAGGTTGATTAAACGCTAGGGCAAGCCTGTAGCAGAGGCTTGCGTTCCACTACTCCCTGGCTCCACAGATTTTCAACTATCCCTTTAGGCAATAAGGAACTAATGAGGCCATACTCTCAACTTACGCTGGCGTCCTATCTTGTTGGGCCGCTACAGCTGACCATTTATCACCTGGGAGCACTGCTCGTTTTTGTAACGGGTCTCTCCTGGGGCTCGGTGCTATGGATAGCAGCCCTGTATGGCATCCGCATGCTGGCAACAACCGGCATTTACCATCGCCTGATCACCCACAAATCCTATCAGGCCCCAGTTTGGGTGAAATGGGTGGGCAGTGTGGTGGCAGCATCGGCTGGGCAGATGGGGCCTAGCTGGTGGAAAGCTCACCACCTCGCTCACCATCTACACACCGATCAGGTGCTAGATTCCCATTCTCCCCATACTGCGCCCCAGGGCGTTAGCGGCTTTTTGTGGTCTCACGGCCTTTGGCTACTGTCGCGTCGGTGCTTTCCCACCAGGCTGCCCAGCGATGTGGAGAATGATCGGGTCTTGCGGATGATTGATCGACTGCACTTCATTCCTCTCATCGCTTTAGGGGCAATTTCCTATGGCATTGGCGGGCTTGAGTATCTGGCGGCTTTCTTTCTTAGCACGACGCTCCTGTTTCACGGCGTGCAAACGGTCAACTCATTGGCCCATATTTTTGGAGCCCAGCCCTTTGCCACCGACGACCAAAGCCGCAACAATAGTCTGGTGGCCCTGCTCACTCTAGGCGAAGGCTGGCACAATCTTCACCATGCCTTTCAGGCCTCTAGCCGTCAGGGCATTACTATTCGCGATGGCCAGGTCGTCTATCTACCTGACCCCACCTTCAGGTTCGTAAAACTGATGGAGTTCTTTGGGTTGGCCTCAAAACTTAGAGTGCCAGCTGAGACCGACCTGCTGGCCCGTGCCAAGCACCAAGAGCCTGCCTATGTCAGTTCGTCCCTTTGAGGTTTGGGTTAGGACCTCCCTTTGGCGGTGCCCAGGGCTGAAGCCCCAAGCCTACGTAGCCTTGGCAGTGGTTCCACAGGTCGTCTAGGCGAGGACTGAGGCCGATTTCTTGCACGTAGTCTGACCTGGGGCCATCGTAGTTGTCGGTCATCAGGAGCCAGGAACGAAGGTCAGGGTCAGTTATAACCCCCAGTCGCAGAAGTGGGTGCGCTAGCTTTTGGCGATTTGAAAGTAGGGGGTGGCGGCCAGGGTGGTGGCGATCGCATCTAGCAGCCGTCGCAGCGAGTCTTCCTACCCTGGCTTCAGGAGCTCAGGCTCACGGACACAAAATGCTGAATTCTTCAACAAGCGATGGAAAACCGTCTGTTCTCTAGCCGTCCTGCCGATTTGTAAAACCCCGTAGGACTGGCGCTCGGCCAATGCAGACGAAATGCCTGCCCTCCGTTCAAGATGAATTCAAATTGCTATGCAAATCCTTAGAGAGCTAGGAAATAAAGAATTTCACAGTCATTCCCTCTTCAACCAGGGCGATTTAATTCGGCTGGAGGCAGTTTATCGTAGTGGAATTGTTGACCTGCACTCAGGTTTTCTAACGCACAACTTTTGTTAACTAGATCTGCAATGTTTGGCCTCATTGGACATTTGACCAGCCTTGATCATGCCCAGACAGTCGCCCAAGCCCTGGGATATCCCAAATACGCTACCCAGGGTCTAGACTTTTGGTGCAGCGCTCCACCCCAAATCTTTGACCCCATTAAGGTCACCAGCATCACTGGCCAGCAGATCGAAGGCCGCTACGTCGAGTCGTGCTTTTTACCAGAGATGCTGGCCGCCAAGCGTATCAAAGCGGCCACGCGCAAAATCATTAACGCTATGGCCCACGCCCAAAAGCACGGCCTCAACATCACCGCCCTGGGCGGATTCTCATCCATTATTTTTGAGAATTTCAACCTCAACCAAATTCAGCAGGTGCGCAACGTCACCCTAGAGTTTGAGCGGTTTACCACCGGCAATACCCACACGGCCTACATCATTTGCCAACAGGTGGTCGCCGCAGCCCAAAAGCTGGGCATCAACCTCTCCAACGCTACCGTGGCGGTGTGCGGTGCCACTGGAGATATTGGCAGCGCCGTCTGCCGCTGGCTCACTGCCCGCACCGACATCAAAGAGCTGCTGCTGATTGCCCGCAACCAAGAGCGGATTCAGCGGCTGCAAGAAGAGCTGGGCTGCGGCTTGGCCATGGATCTCGATACCGCTCTGCCCAAGGCCGACATTGTGGTGTGGGTGACCAGCATGGCCAAGGGAGTTGAGGTTGACCCCAACCGCCTCAAGCGTCCCTGCCTGATGATTGACGGCGGCTATCCCAAAAACCTCGACCAGCATTTTAACTTTGATGGCGTCCATGTGCTCAAGGGGGGCATTGTCGAGCACTCCCTCGACATCGACTGGCGGATTATGCAAATCGTGAACCTGGACGTGCCTGAACGTCAGCTGTTTGCCTGTTTTGCCGAAGCCATGCTGCTGGAGTTTGAGAAGTGGTACACCAATTTTTCGTGGGGGCGCAACCAAATCACCCTTGAGAAGATGGATTTGATCGGCCAGGCATCGCGGCGGCACGGGTTTCACCCCTTGCTCGACCTCAACACGGCTCTTTTAGTCACTGAGACCTCCTGATTGGAACCGAGCACCTGATCGGGTCGGAGGTATACCCTCAGCAGAGGGGCTGCGGCTTGGTATTCTAGATAGCAAACGGGCAAGAATTTTCTGGGTGACCAGGGCGTTCCTAGCCCAATTTGGCCTGTTCAACTAATTTGTTTCTTCCTTGGCTATGGCCCCACCTGAGCGCAAGTCGATTTTGTTGTCCTTTGAAAAGCCCCTGGTTGAACTAGAGGCCCGTATTACCCAGATTCGAGAACTGGCGGAAGAAAACGATGTGGATGTGTCGACCCAGCTGCGGCAGCTGGAGGCCCGCGCCACCCACCTACGCCAGGAGATTTTCTCTAACCTAACGCCGGCCCAGCGGCTACAGGTGGCCCGCCATCCCCGTCGGCCCAGCACCCTTGACTACATTCAGGCGATTACTGACGATTGGCTTGAGCTGCACGGCGATCGCGGCTCGGGCAAAGATGACCCAGCTCTGGTGGGAGGGGTCGCCCGGCTGGAGGGCAGACCTGTGGTGATCTTAGGCCATCAGAAGGGGCGCGACACCAAAGACAATGTGGTGCGCAACTTTGGCATGGCTTCTCCCGGCGGCTACCGCAAGGCGATGCGGCTGATGCGTCACGCCGATCGCTTTTCTATGCCGATCATTACTTTTATTGATACCCCGGGTGCCTATCCCGGCTATGAGGCTGAGGAGATGGGGCAGGGTGAGGCGATCGCCTACAACCTACGAGAAATGTTTGGCCTCACGGTGCCGATTGTCTGCACCATCATTGGGGAAGGGGGATCTGGCGGGGCCCTGGGAATTGGCGTGGGCGATCGCCTGATGATGTTTGAGCATTCCGTCTACACCGTGGCCAGCCCTGAAGCCTGCGCCGCCATTCTGTGGAAAGATGCAGGCCGCTCGGGCGAGGCAGCCGAAGCTCTCAAAATCACCTCCTGGGACCTCAAGCAATTGGGCATACTAGACGAGCTATTGCCCGAGCCTGTGGGTGGAGCCCACGCCAACCCCATTCAGGCGGCAGACATTCTGAAGCAGGCGCTGGTGGAGCAAGTCACCGAGCTGTCTCAGCTAGCGCCAGCGGCCCTACAGCAGTTGCGCTATCAGAAGTATCGCCAGATTGGGGTCTTTGCTGAGGCTGCTTAAGGTGCTAAGGCCTAGGCTTCAAAAGGCCTGCCTCGCTTATCAAATTCTCGGTGCTTTATGGCTCGAGCCCTATTCCCCCGGCAAGGAGTTAATGCCTGTTCATTTTCTTGGTTGAGGTCAGCGACAGGTTAGGCAAAGACTTAGACGCTTGTCGACGCTGCCTGCGCTCATAAAGTGTTTACATTTGTTAACATGGGAAAAGTGCCTAGCCCACGGGCCGTTCCCTGAGGGCAGTCTGCCCTGGCTCTCTGGCGATTCTAGGGCGTTAGCTGTTCTGAGTTCCTTGTTGATTGGTAATTACCATTGCAGAATCCTGTATCTTCTGACCTGCCGCGCCGCGCCCTGGTAACTGGGGCTAGCCGTGGCATTGGCAAAGCGATCGCTCAAGCCCTGGCGTTAGCTGGGTATGACGTCGCCCTGCTCGGTCGCTCCCTAGAGACTTTGCAGCCGGTGCAGGAAGAGTTGAGCACCCACGGCGTTTTGGCAAAAGCCTATGCCGTTGACTTAGCTCAGGTGGAGGGTTTGC contains:
- a CDS encoding DUF6208 family protein, giving the protein MTLIRQMAALWEIPLGLLSYGFSRVVKATLTLISRYYNPTDTKVEADWQVVSADFLKSPLKLLWTMSRARWNLHSLVAIAGPFNVQSEIMLDVRSLWQSAPTWTAVVYTLKGYKTLTSISSLTVPPGQDTATITLPPGRYLVGLRHYDWRNPVQLPAIAVDGNPALASETRSAPPDFNQFYRGLAPRRGLLFSALNFYVYPLLRWMQWLPRSVVKPIFLPVPNPETHFFYGALDRGEQLTIDLPPTLRDTHSLYFSLYSRDCFPMDWYPLVTDNHTTKPLPEQGVYILRVHPKTPAAMAMSKPAIQFSVT
- the accA gene encoding acetyl-CoA carboxylase carboxyl transferase subunit alpha, translated to MAPPERKSILLSFEKPLVELEARITQIRELAEENDVDVSTQLRQLEARATHLRQEIFSNLTPAQRLQVARHPRRPSTLDYIQAITDDWLELHGDRGSGKDDPALVGGVARLEGRPVVILGHQKGRDTKDNVVRNFGMASPGGYRKAMRLMRHADRFSMPIITFIDTPGAYPGYEAEEMGQGEAIAYNLREMFGLTVPIVCTIIGEGGSGGALGIGVGDRLMMFEHSVYTVASPEACAAILWKDAGRSGEAAEALKITSWDLKQLGILDELLPEPVGGAHANPIQAADILKQALVEQVTELSQLAPAALQQLRYQKYRQIGVFAEAA
- a CDS encoding acyl-CoA desaturase — encoded protein: MRPYSQLTLASYLVGPLQLTIYHLGALLVFVTGLSWGSVLWIAALYGIRMLATTGIYHRLITHKSYQAPVWVKWVGSVVAASAGQMGPSWWKAHHLAHHLHTDQVLDSHSPHTAPQGVSGFLWSHGLWLLSRRCFPTRLPSDVENDRVLRMIDRLHFIPLIALGAISYGIGGLEYLAAFFLSTTLLFHGVQTVNSLAHIFGAQPFATDDQSRNNSLVALLTLGEGWHNLHHAFQASSRQGITIRDGQVVYLPDPTFRFVKLMEFFGLASKLRVPAETDLLARAKHQEPAYVSSSL
- a CDS encoding type I polyketide synthase; this encodes MEDLARRISSLSPEKRLLLELQLQRKRGLPEPIAIVGMACRLPAAPNLQAYWRLLTEGRDAIRKVPADRWDVDAFYDADPQAPGKTYCRWGGFLDGVDQFDPAFFGITPREAPYIDPQQRLFLESVWEALEDAGIVPQALSGQPVGVFAATSTLDYGQMLLQGPEVVGTYTATGLASTMVANRVSYLLNLQGPSLTVDTACSSSLVAVHLACQSLWNGESNLALAGGVNLMLTPTVTVGFSKLTALSPEGRCKAFDAAANGFVRSEGVGTVVLKRLGQALADGDRIYALIRGSATNQDGRTNGLTAPNPAAQEAVVKTAYERAGIPLNQVDYIEAHGTGTLLGDPIEAKALGNVFGPFRQLEQPVRLGSVKSNIGHTEAAAGIASLIKVALCLRHRTLVPSLHFHTPNPYIPFDQLPLRVQQQREPWVEAENMAIAGVSSFGFGGTNAHVALQAAPIFTADPVADRPLHLFCLSARSQPALQAYAQAMATALTQMPQANLGDLCHTVNAGRTAFEHRLALLVKDLPSLVTALEQYSPLLPPPTHPSTSPGVVFLFTGQGSQYVGMGRQLYDTQPVFKAAIDLCDELLQPYLELSLQSVLFGEDGLEEDSPTAPLHQTGYTQPALFALEYALAQLWLSWGIRPAAVMGHSVGEYVAACVAGVFSLEDGLRLMALRGRLMQTLPANGGMVAVFADADTVAAALPPTVSLATLNGPDNSVIAGLQSDLETVVEDLHAQGIRTKPLQVSHAFHSALMDPVLNVFEQSAQGIRFHAPTIPLVSNLTGEFVGSDLPLDARYWRRHARQPVRFADAIATLHQAGYTQFLEVGPYPVLSAMGKRCVAHSHHTWLPSLRRGQSDWRTLLTTLGHLYQMGLAIDWANFDRPYQRQWLSLPTYPFQRQRYWIDLALPDRAAAAAVIDGAPEPVPSAAYRLTWQPQTIAAAPRADGDNWLIWGANDALWTNLSQALQKRGVTPIRVSAGDRFVTLQPDHYQVLLTSDQPFHPLLEALKPQAITTLLVLAPEGDLDPEAVTGPMLHWVKALTHQSGPALPKLWLVTQGAQTVDTTDVVTSPHQALLWGLGRSLRLEHPEFWGGLVDLPGKADESEQDVAPWLDNLVAYVTSPQGEDEVALRQQQSWVLRLQTIEVASDAGPEPGATSIQAEATYLITGGTGALGQQLAGWLVEQGARHLVLTSRRGSNLDLEKTLAPLRQAGATVWVEAVDGGDRAALSTLLDRIQQQLPPLRGVFHAAGVLADGFMANQSTEQFHQVMPGKLQAAWHLHQLTQTLPLDWFVLFSSITSVLGSPGQGNYGAANAGLDALAQYRRQRGLPALSINWGPWQGVGMAARQSATALAQRGMPPLAASEGLQWLGRLLAAKTPATVAIAHLDWPRLLRYLPIDRPPAIVSAFVTEEPTAPAESDEAGLVPNAQKALPSLKQILALPEAQQIATVQTYLQAQVATVMGLSEQVALDAPLMELGIDSLMTMELLALCKQDLDLVLYPREVLAHPTVAALSSYIARELVRVHRPAASVEASPSLAPAEFPEETVTELPKSPWQSPAPLEPLPTRRNPPMVFLLSAPRSGSTLLRVMLAGHPGLFCPPELHLLPFNTLEAQGAALGYSYLQEGLQRAVMELLQVNAEQAETLLSEWRQHYTTVPAVYDKLQQMAEGRLLVDKSPTYSLSLETLERAEQMFEGAKYIHLVRHPYSVISSFVHNRMYKIFDLEPDDPYRLAEQVWQACNQNIRTFAGSLDPERHYTLRYEDLVVDPEPAMRGLCTFLNLPFDPAVLTPYEGRRMTDGVTAQSMAVDDPNFRQRSRIEAHLAKIWQGIQLPHRLSTTSQTLAAQFDYPLPQEQAVAPASAPSPTEPVPLSSSYVPLGAMREEEILLRGRPCCLCHWGPENGPQVLCLHGILEHGAAWDGVATTLADQGYHVIAPDLRGHGRSAHAGPDGGYQLLDFLSDLDSLTATLGTQPFVLVGHSMGAVLGAILTSLRPERVQRLVLIEPVVPAPGPSLEPATQLMAHLDALANSSQPTVITSVAAATQRLLALKPYLSQPMAEAIAQRLTQTVAGGVIWRSDPRLQTRTTLSLSGGLLDRQGYGQILRGIQRPTTVIFGQSSQFNRPEDLAFLQENLPQADQVSLAGGHDLPLETPGGLARIIHAALASEGSVSVTLSEPSS
- a CDS encoding long-chain acyl-[acyl-carrier-protein] reductase — translated: MFGLIGHLTSLDHAQTVAQALGYPKYATQGLDFWCSAPPQIFDPIKVTSITGQQIEGRYVESCFLPEMLAAKRIKAATRKIINAMAHAQKHGLNITALGGFSSIIFENFNLNQIQQVRNVTLEFERFTTGNTHTAYIICQQVVAAAQKLGINLSNATVAVCGATGDIGSAVCRWLTARTDIKELLLIARNQERIQRLQEELGCGLAMDLDTALPKADIVVWVTSMAKGVEVDPNRLKRPCLMIDGGYPKNLDQHFNFDGVHVLKGGIVEHSLDIDWRIMQIVNLDVPERQLFACFAEAMLLEFEKWYTNFSWGRNQITLEKMDLIGQASRRHGFHPLLDLNTALLVTETS